From one Geoalkalibacter halelectricus genomic stretch:
- a CDS encoding PEP-CTERM sorting domain-containing protein: MQKVVWTLLGLLLLWEPSVGAVPIDKPSFSIDAASPSNEGNLTPDDILAPGPVVAVEGADLNLQDALLLGDYDDLNALSFGRDPIQGPLYFSVDRVSVGLPGTDVNDLAQPGVEAASGSVFISELDGSNQLAILDRSLGLQSGFFSDDLNALEIDTLVYQHIYFSIDFLSASNGFGLLPYANDIFIDDFDPLNPFAFGELHMGLLAEDDIDALVLWDIVGPGVLNPGRDIALFSLSPFSPSTFTGSGLEYIPGLPGHLSPADILITDFTGSYSLWASAWDLGLDPWDNVNAIDTVPEPSTLVLLGTALALLAGVRMRQRRKVGA, encoded by the coding sequence ATGCAGAAAGTCGTCTGGACATTGTTGGGATTATTGCTTCTCTGGGAACCTTCGGTCGGCGCCGTCCCCATCGACAAGCCCTCGTTCTCCATCGATGCCGCCTCGCCGTCCAACGAAGGCAATCTCACCCCGGATGACATTCTCGCCCCCGGACCCGTGGTTGCCGTCGAGGGGGCGGATCTCAATCTTCAGGACGCGCTTCTTCTGGGAGATTACGACGACCTCAACGCACTGTCCTTCGGGCGCGACCCCATACAGGGGCCTCTGTACTTTTCCGTGGATCGGGTCAGCGTGGGCCTGCCGGGGACGGATGTGAACGACCTGGCTCAGCCCGGAGTCGAGGCGGCAAGTGGCTCGGTCTTCATTTCCGAACTTGACGGAAGCAACCAACTGGCCATCCTGGATCGCTCCCTGGGTTTGCAGAGCGGATTTTTCAGCGATGATCTCAATGCCCTGGAAATCGACACCCTTGTTTATCAACACATCTATTTCTCCATCGATTTTCTCTCCGCCAGCAATGGCTTCGGCCTGCTTCCCTATGCCAACGACATCTTCATCGACGACTTCGACCCCCTCAATCCCTTTGCCTTTGGGGAACTGCATATGGGCTTGCTGGCCGAGGACGACATCGATGCTTTGGTTTTGTGGGACATCGTTGGGCCAGGGGTGCTCAATCCCGGCCGCGACATCGCGTTGTTTTCCCTGAGTCCCTTTTCTCCGAGCACCTTCACCGGCAGTGGTCTTGAGTACATTCCGGGGCTGCCCGGGCACTTGTCGCCGGCCGACATCCTGATCACCGATTTCACGGGATCTTACAGCCTGTGGGCGTCGGCCTGGGATCTGGGGCTCGATCCCTGGGACAACGTCAACGCCATCGATACGGTGCCCGAGCCCTCGACCCTGGTGCTTCTGGGCACGGCCCTGGCCCTTCTGGCGGGTGTACGTATGCGCCAACGGCGCAAGGTTGGGGCCTAA
- a CDS encoding PEP-CTERM sorting domain-containing protein, which produces MDPTKTVDGFNQARSIMQPSPMGRESGDFEKNILNAAFDWSGQGGLKIDVKYTGKLISDADKQWIQDVVNRVEELFGPPGENAKQFTWDVQRVDPPAPAPQQKPTPNSRGESITYDAQSEMLTIKDDFMIASSDDDPIAGAQVFVPSLNFTGHIGEGLYYFFNESFEDLLISKDDDVFFRGTLSALLYDATQNYFYWTVENAKIACAPSDSIFFDPGLADLSSSLLNDILGVLDPGSPAYRAGQRLYFTYQPDIDFALASLNFTQDASSGGFNGLYASDPIPEPSTLVLVIAGIGMLIGAKKAGERFGK; this is translated from the coding sequence GTGGATCCGACCAAGACCGTGGATGGTTTCAATCAGGCTCGAAGCATAATGCAACCGTCCCCCATGGGGAGGGAGTCGGGCGATTTTGAAAAGAACATCTTGAATGCCGCATTCGACTGGAGCGGGCAAGGGGGCCTGAAGATCGATGTCAAATACACCGGCAAGCTTATCTCGGACGCTGACAAGCAATGGATTCAAGATGTCGTCAACCGTGTCGAGGAACTTTTCGGCCCGCCGGGTGAAAACGCCAAGCAATTCACCTGGGACGTGCAGAGAGTCGACCCACCGGCCCCCGCGCCGCAGCAAAAGCCCACGCCCAATTCGCGCGGCGAAAGCATCACCTATGACGCCCAGAGCGAGATGCTGACCATCAAAGACGACTTTATGATCGCAAGCAGTGACGATGATCCCATTGCGGGAGCGCAGGTTTTCGTGCCGTCCTTGAACTTCACCGGCCATATCGGCGAAGGGCTCTATTACTTTTTCAACGAAAGCTTCGAGGATCTGCTGATCAGCAAGGACGACGATGTCTTTTTCCGCGGCACCCTGAGCGCGCTTCTCTACGACGCAACGCAAAATTACTTCTACTGGACCGTCGAAAACGCAAAAATCGCCTGCGCCCCCTCGGACTCTATTTTTTTCGATCCCGGCCTGGCGGATCTGAGTTCTTCACTACTGAACGATATACTGGGCGTGCTTGATCCGGGCTCGCCCGCCTATCGCGCCGGTCAACGGCTGTATTTCACCTATCAGCCCGACATCGACTTCGCCCTGGCCTCCCTAAATTTCACCCAAGACGCGAGTTCAGGAGGGTTCAACGGTCTGTACGCCTCAGATCCGATTCCGGAACCGTCGACTCTCGTCTTGGTGATCGCCGGAATTGGCATGTTGATTGGTGCGAAAAAGGCGGGCGAGCGCTTCGGAAAATGA
- a CDS encoding S8 family serine peptidase, producing the protein MAVLFRKIAWRLAACFWVMVALPVLAQGAPLLDEIDPDVVVPQLQTVVLTGAGLQDEGVPTLVRFNGLVVPPEDVLEISAVRIVVLVPAGASSGPVQVEVGGVVSNTQVVSVTEAEFVPDELIVEPHAGAHAGRLLALSALNLKAVVPIGEALFYHLEIPDGRGIPQAIRDLFASGLVAGASADFLYTTQALPAKQNQPAPNDPRFAPDQYGPQRIRAIDSRDDTPDAQRLATGRGKIIAVIDTGVDAAHEDLQGKVIGGFDWVNFDNDPADDNSHGTHVAGIAAARANNALGIAGIAPDAQLVSEKVLDADGSGSSLGISLGIVGSVFRGAHVLNLSLGGNAPSLLIGAAVNFALANDRVVVAAAGNDGDGNPATIDRLSFPAGFSPPQRPTGLIAVANSTPRDGIAVGPIQSHDLANPDIVLGVHPAGLGGSTNAPYVDVAAPGSCILSSVPRINFGDPFRVSIGDALGGDIDRHLCAPCRPGIDDYCEFIGTSMAAPHVSGVAALMLEADPNLLPSQVECLLEITAVDRGVPGKDIAFGHGRVDAYAAVHAVQSLGGRYHLLPPECNALARGRGVGLPFGALGIEKFTNGFMADAPRGPLIPVGAPVRWTYLVWNAGNIPLAGIQVNDNRIGAINCPANVLNPGQFMVCFADGIARPGQYANRAQVTALDPAGFRLGSADPSHYFGVLAPSTMQGQGRPDQVLPVTADGRIGLAATFPEKTVAIDLETLEVTEFGGFPARPGSDVVLTPDQTQALVLEFPGSGAGLFGQLRRITLATSEEATLSLRRPVTEIAVTPNSSQALVGTTWGLEIIDLVAMTSTRLDEVRAITGISVTADGSKALIGVPQGLAVIDLPAATWTLLPVGPVLTGVALSSDGAAAAAGVAGGVVLVDLSTNSSFLLATGTPVSNILFTPDSLRAVFAALFGAVVVNLDALSFVQIPTPAIPVTDIELTADGSRALLGTTSGLSLISLADHSATDISLPAPVVTGLSLSANDLWAVLGLSSGVAVVDLAVMDFELVDTPGTPVTNVAITPDGITALVGIPSGVVLVDLGAATAEVLGSAYPLVTPTIAPDGGKALFGTLEGISLIDLEEKTVEQVHAQPPILNLLPDSGQPPLNPSGERGAPGPSDG; encoded by the coding sequence ATGGCAGTTTTATTCCGAAAAATCGCTTGGCGGTTGGCGGCTTGCTTTTGGGTGATGGTTGCGCTGCCCGTTTTGGCCCAAGGCGCACCGCTGCTTGATGAAATTGACCCCGATGTGGTCGTTCCCCAACTGCAGACGGTGGTGCTGACCGGCGCGGGCTTGCAGGATGAGGGCGTGCCCACCCTCGTGCGCTTCAACGGGCTGGTAGTGCCGCCCGAGGATGTCCTGGAGATATCGGCAGTGCGCATCGTCGTGCTGGTACCCGCCGGGGCGAGCAGCGGCCCGGTGCAGGTCGAGGTCGGCGGCGTGGTGAGCAACACCCAGGTGGTGAGCGTGACGGAGGCGGAGTTCGTGCCGGATGAACTCATCGTCGAGCCCCATGCCGGTGCCCACGCCGGTCGTCTGTTGGCCTTGAGCGCCCTGAACCTCAAGGCGGTGGTGCCCATCGGCGAGGCCCTGTTCTATCATCTGGAGATTCCCGATGGGCGCGGCATTCCCCAGGCGATCCGCGACCTGTTCGCCAGCGGCCTGGTCGCCGGCGCCTCGGCCGATTTTCTCTACACCACCCAGGCGCTGCCCGCCAAACAAAATCAACCCGCACCCAACGATCCGCGCTTTGCGCCCGACCAATACGGTCCGCAGCGCATCCGCGCTATTGACAGCCGCGACGACACACCTGATGCCCAGCGTCTGGCGACCGGCCGCGGCAAAATCATCGCCGTCATCGATACCGGTGTCGATGCCGCCCATGAGGATCTCCAGGGCAAGGTGATCGGTGGCTTTGACTGGGTGAACTTCGACAACGATCCTGCCGACGACAACAGCCATGGTACCCATGTTGCGGGGATCGCCGCGGCACGGGCCAACAACGCTCTGGGCATCGCCGGCATCGCACCGGACGCCCAGCTCGTATCCGAAAAGGTCCTGGATGCAGATGGTTCCGGAAGTTCTTTGGGGATTTCCCTGGGGATCGTGGGCAGCGTGTTTCGCGGCGCTCATGTGCTTAATCTCAGTCTCGGCGGAAACGCACCCTCTCTCCTGATTGGAGCCGCGGTTAATTTCGCCCTGGCCAACGACCGGGTCGTGGTGGCCGCCGCCGGAAACGACGGCGACGGCAATCCCGCGACCATCGACCGGCTGAGCTTTCCGGCGGGTTTTTCCCCTCCGCAGCGACCCACGGGCCTGATCGCCGTGGCCAACAGCACCCCCCGCGACGGCATTGCCGTCGGTCCGATCCAGAGCCACGATCTCGCCAACCCGGACATCGTCCTCGGCGTGCATCCTGCCGGTCTGGGAGGATCCACCAATGCGCCCTATGTGGATGTCGCCGCGCCCGGTAGCTGCATCCTGTCAAGCGTGCCCCGCATCAATTTCGGGGATCCCTTCCGCGTCTCCATCGGCGACGCCCTGGGCGGCGACATCGATCGCCACCTCTGCGCGCCCTGCCGACCGGGGATCGACGATTACTGCGAATTTATCGGTACCTCCATGGCCGCGCCCCACGTATCGGGAGTTGCGGCCTTGATGCTCGAAGCCGACCCCAACCTGCTGCCTTCTCAAGTCGAATGTCTGCTGGAAATCACCGCCGTTGATCGCGGTGTGCCCGGCAAGGACATCGCCTTCGGTCACGGGCGCGTGGATGCCTATGCCGCGGTGCATGCCGTGCAAAGCCTCGGCGGCCGCTATCACCTGTTGCCGCCGGAATGCAATGCCCTGGCCCGCGGCCGTGGGGTAGGGCTGCCCTTTGGTGCGTTGGGCATTGAAAAATTCACCAACGGTTTTATGGCCGATGCGCCGCGCGGGCCGCTGATTCCCGTGGGGGCGCCGGTGCGCTGGACTTATCTGGTGTGGAACGCCGGCAACATTCCCCTGGCCGGTATTCAGGTCAACGACAACCGTATCGGTGCCATTAACTGCCCGGCCAATGTCTTGAATCCCGGACAGTTCATGGTGTGTTTCGCCGATGGGATCGCGCGGCCGGGCCAATACGCAAACCGGGCGCAGGTTACCGCCCTGGATCCCGCAGGCTTCCGGCTGGGCAGTGCCGACCCGAGTCATTATTTCGGAGTCCTGGCCCCGTCGACGATGCAGGGCCAGGGGAGGCCCGACCAGGTTCTGCCTGTTACCGCGGACGGCCGGATCGGGTTGGCTGCGACCTTTCCCGAAAAAACTGTCGCCATCGACCTGGAAACCTTGGAGGTGACCGAGTTCGGCGGCTTTCCTGCGCGCCCCGGCAGCGACGTGGTTCTGACTCCGGATCAAACCCAAGCCCTGGTTCTGGAATTTCCCGGCTCCGGTGCGGGGCTTTTCGGCCAACTGCGGCGCATCACCCTGGCCACGAGTGAGGAAGCCACCTTGTCCCTGCGACGACCGGTCACCGAAATCGCCGTGACGCCCAACAGCAGCCAGGCCTTGGTGGGAACCACCTGGGGGCTGGAAATCATCGATCTGGTCGCCATGACCAGCACCCGCCTGGACGAGGTGCGCGCCATCACCGGCATCTCCGTCACCGCCGACGGCAGCAAAGCTCTGATCGGCGTGCCCCAGGGCCTGGCCGTCATTGATCTGCCCGCCGCCACCTGGACCCTACTGCCCGTCGGTCCGGTTCTAACCGGGGTGGCCCTGAGTTCCGACGGCGCCGCGGCGGCGGCGGGCGTCGCCGGAGGGGTGGTTCTGGTGGATCTGTCCACCAACTCCAGCTTCCTGCTCGCCACTGGCACGCCGGTCAGCAACATTCTCTTCACGCCGGACAGTCTACGGGCGGTCTTTGCCGCACTCTTTGGAGCCGTGGTGGTCAATCTGGACGCACTGAGTTTTGTGCAGATTCCAACCCCGGCGATACCCGTTACCGATATCGAGCTGACCGCGGACGGCTCGCGCGCGCTTTTGGGCACCACCTCCGGCCTCAGTCTGATTTCCCTGGCCGACCATAGTGCGACCGACATTTCTCTGCCGGCCCCGGTGGTGACGGGCCTGAGTCTTTCCGCCAATGATCTTTGGGCAGTGCTTGGGTTGTCTTCGGGAGTGGCGGTCGTGGACCTGGCCGTGATGGACTTCGAGTTGGTGGACACTCCGGGCACGCCGGTCACCAATGTGGCCATCACCCCCGATGGCATCACGGCGCTGGTAGGCATTCCCTCCGGGGTGGTGCTGGTCGATCTTGGCGCAGCGACCGCCGAGGTGCTCGGTTCCGCCTACCCCTTGGTTACTCCGACCATCGCTCCCGACGGCGGCAAGGCTTTGTTCGGCACCCTGGAGGGCATCAGTCTGATTGATCTGGAGGAAAAGACGGTTGAGCAGGTCCATGCCCAGCCACCGATTCTCAATCTTTTGCCCGATAGCGGTCAGCCGCCCCTCAACCCAAGCGGCGAGCGGGGTGCGCCGGGACCGTCTGACGGTTGA